A region from the Pseudonocardia petroleophila genome encodes:
- the mobF gene encoding MobF family relaxase, with protein sequence MSIASGYSPDYLLREVATGRENYYTGAVSEGEPPGRWWGAGAERLGLSGIVDAQDMRALYEGFLDPRDPGFKDSKMWDQVATLGHTGRKYASEDDLYAAATEQEPGASAERRAELRVQAGKSARHNVAFYDITFNLQKSVTLVHTAFEAKEVAARRAGDEETAQAWARCRVAVEDAIWAGNNAGLAYMAEKAGYTRIGKHGGAAGRWADAHEWTVASFFQHDSRDHDPHLHIHNAVLNRVPGPDGKWRTIDSRALFKFQRAGAAVAERTTEERLTHALGVVLATRPDGKAREIVGVAQEAMDLISTRRRTLTAKADELISAFEDRYGRAPNGLERDRIAQQATLLTRRSKSHTGETREQLLDRIDERVRADIDGGLAGVADAVLAARENRPAPMEWSPQGVIETALADIQSRKAGWHRGDLSGAINAALPDYLGITDGADVGRLVDTLTDEALKYAIVLDGSRPGDEHLPAELRLDNGSSVYQAPGAMLYATPDQVRTERALVAATTVGGGTALPYDRAQRFIGELAESGIELGVDQAAAVRGVLTSGARVETLIGPPGTGKSFVVGAIARGWTDPAHTGGETPRRVFGLATSQIATEVLKSEGVTASNVAAWLGAQRRLAASPGSGGSRPVDGDQAWRLHGGDLVVVDESAMTDTAALAAIHSHVDAAGAKLLLVGDHRQLAAVGAGGGMDLIAQSGASYELAEARRFTHAWERDASLRLRAGDETVLREYHKQGRLLDAGTVEQAEQAAVRGWLGDTLAGRQSLLIVDTNEQAARLSAEVRAELVRLGQVAEHGVRLGLQGTYAGVGDLVEARTLDWTVQGVEGNTRPAITRERYRVHAVRDDGALEVAVVRGRTAAGDVLGERMVLPARYVAEHLALGYASTKNAAQGASVDTSHTVATPRTSPAGLLVPMTRGRDTNTAYVVTLAAVDDAAQGSDAHTLHRDPVAVLAQVLGSTDAADAANRSALATATQAATDAASTRTAADLLADAAQLAATERTATWLDQLAQDGVLDPAERSRIAAEDGAATLTRILRRTELAGHDPRQVLHDAIAERPFDGVRNASNAIYSRIRTEHADQLDPVGDSFTSWTPRVDNPEWRRYLAALAETADQRADQLGAELADAAPDWLTSAIGAAPTDSDARADWERRAGLVAAYREMRGHDDPVDALGPAPKPGQVEQYAAYRAAWRTLGRPEIEREELEMTDGQLRMWIRAAHREEAWAPRYVGNELAGTRHAAATHRQTAELRAAAANANPAERERLQAEAAQARALAETLDAQAEKLQVIDDARAHFLADNARTLGYGRRCEAELTRRHIDDTEPEQLVTADEWLAADHHATVADDQHRAVTEADMIDNDADHIVAAAHDVVVEAPDLDIREVAAHEPAAVNEDTVRIPTPAETADDYADATRALAEINARRAIDLREETEHRAAELDRWHVDDQAVETADVDEYTDMDSYDEAMPR encoded by the coding sequence ATGAGCATCGCGTCCGGCTACTCGCCGGACTACCTGCTGCGGGAGGTGGCGACCGGCCGGGAGAACTACTACACCGGTGCCGTCTCGGAAGGGGAGCCTCCGGGGCGTTGGTGGGGTGCCGGTGCGGAGCGGTTGGGCCTGTCCGGGATCGTCGATGCGCAGGACATGCGTGCGCTGTACGAGGGCTTCCTCGACCCGCGCGATCCCGGGTTCAAGGATTCGAAGATGTGGGACCAGGTGGCGACCCTCGGCCACACCGGTCGCAAGTACGCCAGCGAGGACGACCTGTACGCCGCGGCGACTGAACAGGAGCCCGGTGCGAGCGCTGAACGGCGCGCTGAACTGCGTGTTCAAGCGGGCAAGTCCGCCCGGCACAACGTGGCGTTCTACGACATCACGTTCAACCTGCAGAAGAGCGTGACGCTCGTACACACCGCCTTCGAAGCGAAGGAGGTGGCGGCGCGGCGGGCCGGGGACGAGGAGACCGCGCAGGCGTGGGCCCGTTGTCGGGTGGCTGTGGAGGACGCGATCTGGGCGGGCAACAACGCTGGTCTCGCCTACATGGCGGAGAAGGCCGGCTACACGCGGATCGGGAAGCACGGCGGCGCGGCGGGGCGGTGGGCCGATGCGCACGAGTGGACGGTGGCGTCGTTCTTCCAGCACGACAGCCGCGACCACGATCCGCACCTGCACATCCACAACGCCGTCCTCAACCGGGTGCCGGGCCCGGACGGCAAGTGGCGCACGATCGATTCGCGGGCGCTGTTCAAGTTTCAGCGCGCGGGCGCCGCGGTCGCGGAGCGGACCACCGAGGAGCGGCTGACGCATGCGCTCGGGGTGGTGCTGGCGACCCGCCCGGACGGGAAGGCCCGCGAGATCGTCGGCGTCGCGCAGGAGGCGATGGACCTGATCTCGACCCGCAGGCGGACGCTGACCGCGAAGGCCGACGAGCTGATCAGCGCGTTCGAGGACCGGTACGGGCGAGCCCCGAACGGGCTGGAGCGCGACCGGATCGCGCAGCAGGCCACGCTGCTGACCCGGCGGTCGAAGTCGCACACTGGGGAGACCCGCGAGCAGCTGCTCGACCGCATCGACGAGCGCGTGCGCGCAGACATCGACGGAGGGCTGGCCGGCGTCGCCGATGCCGTGCTCGCCGCCCGGGAGAACAGGCCGGCGCCGATGGAGTGGTCACCACAGGGGGTGATCGAGACCGCGCTCGCGGATATCCAGTCCCGCAAGGCGGGCTGGCACCGGGGAGATCTCAGCGGGGCGATCAACGCCGCGCTGCCCGACTACCTCGGGATCACCGACGGCGCCGACGTCGGCCGGCTGGTCGACACGCTGACCGACGAGGCCCTGAAGTACGCCATCGTGCTCGACGGTAGCCGTCCCGGGGACGAGCACCTCCCCGCCGAGCTGCGCCTCGACAACGGCTCCAGCGTCTATCAAGCGCCGGGCGCGATGCTCTACGCCACCCCCGATCAGGTCCGCACCGAACGCGCGCTGGTCGCCGCCACCACCGTGGGCGGTGGGACGGCGCTGCCATACGACCGGGCGCAACGGTTCATCGGGGAGCTGGCCGAGTCGGGGATCGAACTGGGGGTCGACCAGGCCGCCGCCGTCCGTGGCGTGCTGACTTCCGGTGCGCGGGTCGAGACCCTGATCGGGCCGCCCGGGACCGGGAAGTCGTTCGTCGTGGGTGCGATTGCCCGCGGCTGGACCGACCCCGCCCACACCGGCGGGGAGACGCCGCGGCGGGTGTTCGGCCTGGCGACCTCGCAGATCGCGACCGAGGTCCTGAAGTCCGAAGGGGTGACCGCGAGCAACGTCGCCGCCTGGCTCGGTGCGCAGCGTCGTCTCGCCGCCAGCCCGGGCTCGGGCGGGTCGCGTCCCGTCGACGGCGATCAGGCGTGGCGGCTGCACGGCGGGGACCTCGTGGTCGTCGACGAGTCCGCGATGACCGACACCGCCGCGCTCGCCGCCATCCACAGCCATGTGGACGCGGCCGGAGCGAAGCTGCTGCTGGTCGGGGACCACCGCCAGCTCGCCGCCGTCGGGGCCGGCGGCGGGATGGACCTCATCGCACAGTCCGGCGCCAGCTACGAACTCGCCGAGGCCCGCCGGTTCACCCACGCCTGGGAGCGCGACGCGTCGCTGCGGCTGCGCGCGGGTGATGAGACCGTGCTGCGCGAGTACCACAAGCAGGGCCGGCTGCTCGACGCCGGAACCGTCGAGCAGGCCGAGCAGGCAGCGGTCCGCGGCTGGCTCGGCGACACCCTCGCCGGTAGGCAGTCGCTGCTCATCGTCGACACCAACGAACAGGCCGCGCGCCTGTCCGCGGAGGTCCGCGCCGAACTCGTCCGGCTCGGCCAGGTCGCCGAACACGGTGTGCGGCTCGGGCTGCAGGGCACCTACGCCGGGGTCGGCGATCTCGTCGAGGCCCGCACCCTGGACTGGACCGTGCAGGGAGTGGAGGGCAACACCCGCCCCGCGATCACCCGCGAGCGCTACCGGGTCCACGCCGTGCGCGACGACGGCGCCCTCGAGGTCGCCGTTGTCCGCGGCCGGACCGCGGCCGGCGACGTCCTGGGCGAACGGATGGTGCTCCCCGCCCGCTACGTCGCCGAGCACCTGGCGCTGGGATACGCCTCGACGAAGAACGCCGCCCAGGGCGCGTCGGTCGACACCAGCCACACCGTGGCCACCCCACGGACCAGCCCGGCCGGGCTCCTGGTGCCGATGACCCGCGGCCGCGACACCAACACCGCCTACGTCGTCACCCTCGCCGCGGTCGACGACGCCGCGCAGGGCAGCGACGCCCACACGCTGCACCGCGACCCCGTCGCCGTCCTCGCCCAAGTACTCGGCAGCACCGACGCTGCGGACGCGGCCAACCGGTCCGCGCTCGCCACCGCCACCCAGGCCGCCACCGACGCCGCCAGCACCCGGACCGCCGCCGATCTTCTCGCCGACGCCGCCCAGCTCGCCGCGACGGAACGGACCGCGACCTGGCTCGACCAGCTCGCCCAGGACGGCGTCCTCGACCCGGCCGAGCGATCGCGCATCGCCGCCGAGGACGGCGCCGCCACGCTGACCCGGATCCTGCGTCGCACCGAACTCGCCGGGCACGACCCGCGCCAGGTGCTGCACGACGCGATCGCCGAACGCCCCTTCGACGGGGTGCGCAACGCGTCCAACGCGATCTACAGCCGCATCCGCACCGAGCACGCCGACCAGCTCGACCCGGTCGGAGACTCGTTCACCAGCTGGACGCCCCGCGTCGACAACCCCGAGTGGCGCCGCTATCTTGCCGCGCTCGCCGAGACAGCCGACCAGCGCGCCGACCAGCTCGGCGCCGAACTGGCCGACGCCGCGCCCGACTGGCTCACCAGCGCCATCGGAGCCGCGCCCACCGACAGCGACGCCCGCGCGGACTGGGAACGCCGCGCCGGCCTGGTCGCCGCGTACCGGGAGATGCGCGGCCACGACGACCCCGTCGACGCGCTCGGCCCCGCCCCGAAGCCGGGGCAGGTCGAGCAGTACGCCGCCTACCGCGCCGCTTGGCGGACTCTGGGCCGCCCGGAGATCGAGCGCGAAGAGCTGGAGATGACCGACGGCCAGCTCCGGATGTGGATCCGCGCCGCGCACCGGGAGGAGGCATGGGCGCCGCGCTACGTCGGCAACGAACTCGCCGGAACCCGCCACGCCGCGGCCACGCACCGCCAGACCGCCGAGCTCCGCGCCGCCGCAGCCAACGCCAACCCCGCCGAGCGCGAGCGCCTGCAGGCCGAGGCCGCGCAAGCCCGCGCGCTCGCCGAGACCCTCGACGCGCAGGCGGAGAAGCTCCAGGTCATCGACGACGCCCGCGCGCACTTTCTCGCCGACAACGCCCGCACCCTCGGCTACGGACGCCGCTGCGAAGCCGAGCTCACCCGCCGCCACATCGACGACACCGAGCCCGAGCAGCTCGTCACCGCTGACGAATGGCTCGCCGCTGACCACCACGCGACGGTTGCGGACGACCAGCACCGCGCCGTCACCGAGGCCGACATGATCGACAATGACGCGGACCACATCGTTGCCGCGGCTCACGACGTGGTGGTGGAAGCACCGGATCTTGACATCCGCGAAGTCGCAGCCCACGAACCCGCGGCGGTAAACGAAGACACTGTCCGGATCCCGACGCCGGCTGAGACCGCCGACGACTACGCGGATGCGACTCGCGCGCTCGCCGAGATCAACGCTCGCCGGGCCATCGACCTGCGGGAGGAGACCGAGCACCGGGCCGCCGAACTCGACCGCTGGCATGTCGACGACCAGGCCGTCGAGACCGCCGACGTCGACGAGTACACCGACATGGACAGCTATGACGAAGCGATGCCTCGTTGA
- a CDS encoding biotin-dependent carboxyltransferase family protein: protein MLEIVDPGLQTTVQDYPGRLGRQSLGFFPCGPVDHLAFRAANLLVGNRLGAAALEIPLGRFQANVLHAGTIAITGPETHLTVNGKPVSLWESVPVKEGDVVASSVIRGPGYRLYLAVAGGIEVRDAFGSRATHIVAGIGGFDGRALERADVLDVVATNEPARRKRLPVSLRPTYSNNWEVETIMGPHADPDFLTNNDVEHFLTATWRCDLNSDRVGVRLNPHRFQWARETGDVAGGHPSNVLDNSYPLGGILAYGDVLTILGPESNSSGGFAVIATIPEAALWKVGQFRPGRDTVVFRAIDLAQAAALHDHVAQVLDTRHLDRSGNGG, encoded by the coding sequence ATGCTCGAGATCGTCGATCCCGGACTTCAGACGACCGTGCAGGACTACCCGGGCCGGCTCGGACGTCAGTCACTGGGCTTCTTCCCCTGCGGTCCCGTCGACCATCTCGCCTTCCGCGCCGCGAACCTGCTCGTCGGCAACCGGCTGGGGGCTGCCGCGCTGGAGATCCCGCTCGGCCGCTTCCAGGCCAACGTGCTGCACGCCGGCACCATCGCGATCACCGGGCCGGAAACCCATCTCACCGTCAACGGCAAGCCCGTGTCGCTGTGGGAGTCGGTCCCGGTGAAGGAGGGCGACGTCGTCGCGAGCAGCGTCATCCGCGGCCCCGGCTACCGGCTGTACCTGGCAGTTGCCGGCGGTATCGAGGTGCGTGACGCCTTCGGCTCCCGGGCAACGCACATCGTCGCCGGCATCGGCGGCTTCGACGGGCGAGCGCTCGAACGGGCCGACGTCCTCGACGTCGTGGCCACCAACGAACCTGCACGGCGAAAGCGCCTACCTGTCTCCCTCCGCCCGACCTACTCCAACAACTGGGAGGTCGAGACGATCATGGGGCCGCACGCGGACCCGGACTTCCTCACCAACAACGATGTCGAGCACTTCCTCACCGCAACATGGCGCTGCGACCTCAACTCCGACCGGGTGGGCGTCCGGCTCAACCCGCACCGGTTCCAGTGGGCCCGCGAAACCGGTGACGTCGCCGGTGGCCACCCGTCGAACGTGCTCGACAACAGCTACCCGCTAGGCGGCATCCTCGCCTACGGCGACGTGCTGACGATCCTGGGACCAGAGAGCAACTCCTCCGGCGGATTTGCCGTGATCGCGACGATCCCAGAGGCCGCACTGTGGAAGGTCGGCCAGTTCAGGCCAGGCCGTGACACCGTCGTCTTTCGCGCGATCGACCTCGCCCAGGCTGCCGCTCTCCACGACCACGTCGCGCAGGTCCTCGACACAAGGCACCTTGATCGCTCTGGCAACGGCGGCTGA
- a CDS encoding carboxyltransferase domain-containing protein has product MPAIVQRRELGAGRPVVTYRTAGDRAMLVEYGDAYPVDLAVNFFVHATASHLGTHPVRGLFEIAPGLRSLLIYYDPIVISQEKLIAAMDDHHADIPEPASIVLPSRQLRLPIAFDDSASREAVNRYRITIRPDAPNVVDGNNIDYIVRYNGLANRDALYERILGTTWWNAFSGFYPGLPSLLPLDPRSELIGPKYNPARTWTPEGAVALGGPCLVVHPIESLGSYQIFGRTLPISHLSPRRVRAHRIDPILIHPGDRITFTAISEGELIELRRQVFEGRYDYEIEPGRYAVAEHFAVATEPAVVAEAGRRRAARAAAQQLVKIP; this is encoded by the coding sequence ATGCCAGCCATCGTCCAGCGGCGGGAGCTGGGCGCAGGGCGTCCAGTGGTCACCTACCGGACCGCTGGTGACCGGGCCATGCTCGTCGAGTACGGCGATGCGTATCCGGTCGACCTCGCCGTCAACTTCTTCGTGCACGCGACCGCGAGTCACCTGGGTACGCATCCCGTTCGCGGTCTGTTCGAGATCGCCCCTGGCCTGCGCTCACTCCTGATCTACTACGACCCGATCGTGATCTCGCAGGAGAAGCTCATCGCCGCGATGGACGACCATCACGCGGACATCCCGGAGCCGGCATCGATCGTCCTCCCGAGTCGACAGCTGCGTCTTCCGATCGCGTTCGATGACTCCGCCTCGCGGGAGGCCGTGAACCGCTACCGCATCACCATCCGGCCAGACGCGCCCAACGTCGTCGACGGCAACAACATCGACTACATCGTCCGCTACAACGGGCTGGCCAACCGAGATGCCCTGTACGAACGCATCCTCGGGACCACGTGGTGGAACGCCTTCAGCGGGTTCTACCCCGGCCTGCCGTCGCTCCTGCCCCTCGATCCCCGCTCGGAACTCATCGGGCCGAAGTACAACCCGGCCCGGACCTGGACCCCCGAGGGCGCGGTCGCCCTCGGCGGCCCGTGCCTCGTCGTCCATCCGATCGAATCGCTGGGCTCCTACCAGATCTTCGGCCGCACCCTTCCCATCAGCCATCTCTCACCCCGGCGCGTGCGCGCGCACCGCATCGACCCGATCCTGATCCATCCGGGCGACCGCATCACGTTCACCGCGATCTCCGAGGGAGAGCTCATCGAACTGCGCAGGCAGGTCTTCGAAGGCCGCTACGACTACGAGATCGAGCCCGGAAGGTACGCCGTCGCCGAGCACTTCGCGGTGGCGACCGAACCGGCGGTCGTGGCCGAGGCCGGCCGTCGGCGTGCGGCTCGGGCCGCCGCACAGCAGCTGGTCAAGATCCCGTGA